The following proteins are encoded in a genomic region of Mycolicibacterium confluentis:
- a CDS encoding LLM class F420-dependent oxidoreductase: protein MVGTLKIDRGIPGRLDGAGASARAHEEAGYDGCWTGEINHDPFLSMLLAAEYTTSIELGTSIAVAFARTPMTVAQSAWDLQSYSRGRFILGLGTQIQPHIEKRFSMPWSHPVRRMAEFIAALREIWRCWHTGDRLSFSGEFYTHKLMTPMFTPEPSDFPDPKVFVAAVGEAMTEMCGRTADGLLVHAFTTRRYLDEVTIPALQRGLARESRDRADIEVSSPVFVVTGRDEDEMSTSAAAFRKQIAFYASTPAYRRVLDLHGWGELQPELRRLSIEGEWDAMSALIDDEILGAFAVMAPLDQVAAALAKRCAGVIDRVLPGFPAGTPEPVIATVLDEVRTARRLFLDFDATARRAYAERVEAATGVLDEAQQT, encoded by the coding sequence ATGGTCGGGACGTTGAAGATCGACCGCGGTATCCCCGGCCGGTTGGACGGCGCAGGCGCCTCGGCCCGAGCGCACGAAGAGGCCGGCTATGACGGCTGCTGGACGGGCGAGATCAACCACGATCCATTCCTGTCGATGCTGTTGGCCGCGGAGTACACGACGTCGATCGAGTTGGGCACCAGCATCGCGGTCGCGTTCGCCCGCACCCCGATGACGGTGGCGCAGTCCGCCTGGGATCTGCAGTCGTATTCACGGGGCCGATTCATCCTGGGCCTGGGCACACAGATCCAGCCGCACATCGAGAAACGGTTCTCGATGCCGTGGAGTCATCCGGTGCGCCGCATGGCGGAATTCATTGCGGCGCTGCGGGAGATCTGGCGGTGCTGGCACACCGGCGACAGGCTGAGCTTCTCCGGCGAGTTTTACACCCACAAGCTCATGACGCCGATGTTCACGCCGGAACCGTCAGACTTCCCGGATCCCAAGGTGTTCGTCGCGGCCGTTGGCGAGGCGATGACCGAGATGTGCGGGCGCACCGCCGACGGCCTGCTGGTGCACGCCTTCACGACGCGGCGCTACCTCGACGAGGTCACCATTCCCGCCCTTCAACGCGGGCTCGCGCGGGAGTCGCGGGACCGGGCCGACATCGAGGTCTCGAGTCCGGTGTTCGTGGTGACGGGACGCGACGAGGACGAGATGTCGACCTCCGCGGCGGCGTTCCGTAAGCAGATCGCGTTCTATGCGTCGACGCCGGCGTATCGCCGGGTGCTCGACCTGCACGGGTGGGGTGAGCTTCAGCCCGAATTGCGCCGGCTGTCCATCGAGGGCGAATGGGATGCGATGTCCGCGCTCATCGACGACGAGATTCTGGGCGCGTTCGCGGTGATGGCCCCCCTCGACCAGGTCGCGGCGGCCCTGGCTAAGCGGTGCGCCGGCGTGATCGACCGCGTGCTTCCCGGATTTCCCGCGGGCACACCGGAACCCGTGATCGCCACGGTGCTCGACGAGGTGCGCACCGCCCGCCGGCTGTTCCTGGACTTCGACGCGACCGCGCGCAGGGCCTATGCGGAGCGTGTGGAGGCCGCGACAGGCGTGCTCGACGAGGCTCAGCAGACCTGA
- a CDS encoding cytochrome P450 has protein sequence MSNPVVESPGAMLADPKAYTDEARLHAGLAQLRATAPVSWVEVDNYAPFWAITKHADIMEIERANDIFTNAPRPVLVTREGDEQQAAVGVRTLIHTDDPLHRDLRAIGANWFRPKAMRALKDRADELAKRFVDQMIAVGPECDFVQQVAANYPLYMIMSLLGVPEQDFTSMLTWTQELFGNDDDEFQRGETKEEQMVSLLEMFQYFTELTASRRADPTDDLASTIANATINGEPLSDIDTVSYYLIVAAAGHDTTSAAISGGMLALLEHPAELARLQNDPGLMPLAVEEMIRWSTPVKEFMRTAQQDYEIRGVRIAKGESVLLSYVSGNRDEDVFDEPFTFDIGRDPNKHIAFGYGVHFCLGAALARLEVNSFFSELLPRLKSVELAGTPQQMATTFVGGLKHLPIRYELS, from the coding sequence ATGAGTAATCCGGTGGTCGAGTCCCCAGGGGCGATGCTGGCCGACCCGAAGGCCTACACCGACGAGGCCAGGCTGCATGCGGGTCTCGCGCAGCTTCGGGCCACGGCACCGGTGTCGTGGGTCGAGGTGGACAACTATGCGCCGTTCTGGGCCATCACCAAGCACGCCGACATCATGGAGATCGAGCGGGCCAACGACATCTTCACCAACGCGCCCCGCCCGGTGCTGGTCACCCGGGAGGGCGATGAACAGCAGGCCGCTGTCGGCGTCCGCACGCTGATCCACACCGACGATCCGCTGCATCGCGATCTGCGGGCGATCGGAGCCAACTGGTTTCGGCCCAAGGCCATGCGTGCGTTGAAGGACCGTGCTGATGAACTTGCCAAGAGGTTCGTCGACCAGATGATCGCGGTGGGCCCGGAATGCGACTTCGTGCAGCAGGTCGCGGCCAACTATCCGCTCTACATGATCATGAGCCTGCTCGGGGTTCCCGAGCAGGACTTCACCTCGATGTTGACCTGGACGCAGGAACTGTTCGGCAATGACGACGACGAGTTCCAGCGCGGTGAGACCAAAGAAGAACAGATGGTGTCGCTGCTTGAGATGTTCCAGTACTTCACCGAATTGACGGCATCGCGCCGGGCGGACCCCACCGACGACCTGGCCTCGACGATTGCGAACGCCACCATCAACGGTGAGCCGCTGTCCGACATCGACACGGTGTCCTACTACCTGATCGTCGCTGCCGCCGGGCATGACACCACCAGTGCCGCCATATCCGGGGGCATGCTGGCCCTGCTGGAACATCCCGCCGAGCTGGCCCGCCTGCAGAACGATCCCGGTCTGATGCCGCTGGCCGTGGAGGAGATGATCCGCTGGTCCACGCCGGTCAAGGAGTTCATGCGCACGGCGCAGCAGGACTACGAGATTCGTGGTGTGCGCATCGCCAAGGGCGAGTCGGTGCTGCTGTCCTACGTGTCGGGCAACCGGGACGAGGACGTCTTCGACGAACCGTTCACGTTCGACATCGGCCGAGACCCCAACAAGCACATCGCGTTTGGGTACGGCGTGCATTTCTGTCTGGGTGCGGCGCTGGCTCGGCTCGAGGTCAACAGCTTCTTCTCCGAGCTTCTGCCGCGGTTGAAGTCGGTGGAACTCGCAGGTACACCGCAGCAGATGGCGACGACGTTCGTCGGCGGCCTCAAGCACCTGCCTATCCGCTACGAGCTCTCCTGA
- a CDS encoding amidohydrolase family protein, with product MHKDDMILISVDDHIIEPPDMFANHLPAKYVDEAPRLVHNADGSDTWQFRDVVIPNVALNAVAGRPKEEYGLEPQGLDEIRPGCYDPAERVKDMSAGGVLATMNFPSFPGFAARLFATEDAEFSLALVQAYNDWHIDEWCGSHPGRFIPMAIPAIWDPQLCADEVRRVNRKGVHSLTFTENPSTLGYPSFHDLEYWRPLWEALVETDTVMNVHIGSSGKLAITAPDAPMDVMITLQPMNIVQAAADLLWSAPIKEFPDLKIALSEGGTGWIPYFLDRVDRTYEMHSTWTHQDFGGKLPSEVFREHFMTCFISDPVGVKNRHLIGVDNICWEMDYPHSDSMWPGAPEELMAVFDTYDVTDDEINKITHENAMRLYHFDPFTHIPKDQATVGALRGSVEGHDVSIRALSHHESRGDKHSLDALTAAAKANSAPR from the coding sequence GTGCACAAGGACGACATGATTCTGATCAGCGTGGATGATCACATCATTGAGCCGCCGGACATGTTCGCCAATCATCTGCCGGCCAAGTATGTCGATGAGGCGCCGCGGTTGGTGCACAACGCCGACGGGTCGGACACCTGGCAGTTCCGGGATGTGGTGATTCCGAATGTCGCCTTGAATGCGGTGGCGGGCCGGCCGAAGGAGGAGTACGGGCTGGAACCGCAGGGCCTCGATGAGATCCGCCCGGGTTGTTATGACCCGGCCGAGCGGGTCAAGGACATGAGTGCCGGTGGGGTATTGGCGACGATGAACTTCCCGTCGTTCCCCGGGTTCGCGGCACGGTTGTTCGCCACCGAGGATGCGGAGTTCTCGTTGGCGTTGGTGCAGGCCTACAACGACTGGCACATCGACGAGTGGTGCGGGTCGCATCCGGGGCGGTTCATTCCGATGGCGATCCCGGCGATCTGGGATCCGCAGTTGTGCGCCGATGAGGTGCGCCGGGTCAACCGCAAGGGCGTGCATTCGCTGACCTTCACCGAGAACCCCTCCACTTTGGGGTATCCGTCGTTCCATGATCTGGAGTACTGGCGGCCGTTGTGGGAGGCGCTGGTGGAGACCGACACGGTGATGAACGTGCACATCGGGTCCTCGGGCAAGTTGGCGATCACCGCCCCGGATGCGCCGATGGACGTGATGATCACGCTGCAGCCGATGAACATCGTCCAAGCCGCCGCCGATCTGTTGTGGTCGGCGCCGATCAAGGAGTTCCCGGATCTCAAGATCGCGTTGAGTGAGGGTGGGACGGGCTGGATTCCGTATTTCCTGGATCGGGTGGACCGCACCTATGAGATGCATTCGACGTGGACGCATCAGGACTTCGGCGGGAAGCTGCCCTCGGAGGTGTTCCGGGAGCATTTCATGACGTGTTTCATCTCTGATCCGGTCGGGGTGAAGAACCGGCATCTGATCGGGGTGGACAACATCTGCTGGGAGATGGACTACCCGCACAGCGATTCGATGTGGCCCGGCGCCCCCGAGGAGCTCATGGCGGTGTTTGACACCTATGACGTCACCGACGACGAGATCAACAAGATCACCCACGAGAACGCCATGCGGCTCTACCACTTCGACCCGTTCACACACATCCCCAAAGACCAGGCCACCGTCGGCGCCCTGCGCGGCAGCGTCGAAGGCCACGATGTGTCCATCCGCGCCCTCTCCCATCACGAGAGTCGCGGCGACAAGCACAGTCTCGATGCGCTCACCGCGGCGGCGAAGGCCAACTCGGCCCCGCGCTGA
- a CDS encoding alpha/beta hydrolase-fold protein encodes MAGMADLSRRAVLRLAMGAAAGAAGAYAASGVLSTQPSTATPVAPPAPLAPVAPLSPPLAAPTMSTGSFVSAARGGVATNWAIARPPGQTSTLRPVIALHGKGSDAAAVMAGGVEQGLAQAVEAGLPPFAVVAVDGGGSYWHRRASGEDSGAMVLDELLPMLDSQGLDTSRVAFLGWSMGGYGALLLGGRLGPARTAAIVAVSPALWLSSGASAPGAFDGPEDFAANNVFGMPALNSIPIRIDCGTSDPFYGATQEFIGQLATPPAGGFSPGGHDGGFWSAQLPGELTWLAPLLTA; translated from the coding sequence ATGGCCGGTATGGCAGACCTCAGCCGCCGCGCCGTCCTGCGTCTCGCGATGGGTGCGGCCGCCGGCGCGGCGGGCGCCTATGCCGCATCCGGCGTTCTGAGCACACAGCCCTCCACCGCCACTCCTGTTGCACCACCAGCCCCTTTGGCCCCAGTTGCCCCGCTGAGTCCGCCTTTGGCGGCGCCCACGATGAGCACCGGATCGTTCGTGTCCGCCGCCCGCGGCGGTGTCGCGACCAACTGGGCCATCGCGCGGCCGCCCGGCCAAACGTCCACGCTTCGCCCGGTGATCGCGCTGCATGGCAAAGGCAGCGACGCCGCCGCGGTGATGGCCGGCGGAGTCGAGCAGGGCTTGGCCCAGGCCGTCGAAGCGGGCCTGCCACCGTTCGCCGTGGTCGCCGTTGACGGGGGCGGAAGCTACTGGCACAGGCGGGCATCGGGTGAGGATTCGGGCGCGATGGTGCTCGACGAACTGCTCCCCATGCTGGATTCACAGGGCCTGGACACGTCGCGGGTCGCGTTTCTGGGCTGGTCGATGGGCGGCTACGGCGCCCTGCTGCTCGGCGGCCGGTTGGGCCCGGCCCGCACGGCCGCGATTGTGGCCGTCAGTCCGGCACTGTGGCTGTCGTCCGGAGCCTCCGCCCCGGGCGCGTTCGACGGCCCCGAGGACTTCGCCGCAAACAACGTGTTCGGCATGCCCGCGTTGAATTCGATTCCGATCCGGATCGACTGTGGCACCAGCGATCCCTTCTACGGCGCGACGCAGGAGTTCATCGGCCAGTTGGCCACCCCGCCTGCGGGCGGGTTCTCCCCGGGCGGGCACGACGGGGGTTTCTGGAGCGCTCAATTGCCCGGCGAACTGACCTGGCTCGCGCCACTGCTCACCGCCTGA